The sequence TTCGACTCGCAGATGGAGACATTCGGCGATACCGGGCACACCGTGGCGAGCTTCTCCATCTTTGCCACTTTCCCTGGTCCGTACTTCGACGGCGGTATGTGGGGGCCGCTGTTGGACCAGATCGTGGGTACCGCGCTGCTGTTGCTCGCGATCGCGGCGGTGGTGGATATGCGCAACACCGCGGTCCGGGCCAACCTCGGGCCGTTGATCATTGGGTTCTCGGTGGCGGCGATCGGCATGTCCTTCGGTGCCAACGCCGGATATGCGATCAACCCGGCCCGTGACCTCGGCCCGCGGCTGCTCGCCTGGGCCGGCGGCTGGGGGGATCTGGCGATGCCCGGTAACGGCGACTGGTTCACCGGCTATTTCTGGGTGCCGATCGTCGGTCCGCTGATCGGCGGTGTGATCGGCATCCTGGTCTACGACCTGTTCATCGGCGATGTTCTGCACGCTCGTGCGCTCGCCGCCGAGGAGGCCGAGGTGGGCCGGGCTACGTCTCAGGACGAGGAGTGATCTGCTCCGCCTGAGCCTCGAGGCACGCCCGACGGCGCATCTTCAGTGGAGGGTGCGCCGTCGGCGTGCATAGCGGGCCGGCCTGCGAGCAGGCAGTCGTCGACGTGCCGGGCGTCGATGACCACCCGGCTCGGGTGCTGCTGCCCTGCGCAGGTGAGCAGGCTACTGCGCTGCACGGCCGAGCGCCTGGTCAAGGTCGGCGATCAGGTCCTCGGCGTCCTCGATGCCTACGGAGAGCCGGATCAGGTCCTCCGGGACCGTTCTGGCCTCATCGACGAGCCGGCGGCGCCGCTCCAGCAGCGACTCCACCCCACCCAGGCTCGTGGCTGGGGTCCACAGCCGCACGCGGCGGGTGAGCTCTTCTGCGGCCGCGGCGCCGCCGTGCGGCCGCACGGTGAGGATCGAGCCGAAGCCGTTCATCTGCGCTGCGGCGCGCTCGTGCTGCGGATGGTCCGTCAGGCCGGGATAGCGCACCTGCAGCACACCGGGGTGGCGGTGGAGGTGCTCGGCGACCTGCTGAGCGTTGTGCTGCGACCGCTCCACCCGCAGCGCGAGGGTCCGTACGCCGCGCAGGGCCAGCCAGGCGTCCCACGGGCTGGGCACGGCTCCGCCGACGCTGCGGCGCTCATGCAGCCGGGCGTGCAGCTCCGGACTGTTCGTCAACGCAGCGCCGAGCAGCACGTCCGAGTGCCCGGCCAGGTACTTCGTCACCGAGTGCACCACCACGTCGGCGCCGAGCGACAGCGGCCGCTGGGCGATCGGCGTGGCGAAGGTGTTGTCCACGATCACCCGCGCACCCAGCTCACCGGCCGCCGCCGTCAGCGCTGGCAGATCGGCGATCTCCAGCATCGGGTTGGTCGGCGACTCCAGCCACAGCACCGGGTGCGGGTGTGCCGCGCCAGCACGGTGCAGCGCCTCGATCACAGCGGCCGTGTCGGCAACGTCCACGGTGTGCACCTGGACCCCGCACCGTTGCTGCAGCTCGCGGGCCGCCAGCACGCTGGCGTGGTAGGCGTGCTGGGGCAGCAGCAGGTGGCCACCAGGAGGCACCAGGTCCAGCGCCGCCGTGATGGCCGCCATCCCGGAGCTGAACGCCAATGCCGGCAGCTGGGCACCCTCCAGTGCGGCCAGTGTCTCCTCCAGCGGTAGCCACGTCGGGTTTCCATGACGGCCGTAGACGAAGTCCTCAGTACCCGGGGTGCCGGTGGAGTGGAACGTCGAGGAGAGCACGATCGGCGGGTTCACCGGTGCCTGGTCGGCGCGTGCCGGCCGACCGGCGGCCACGGCGAGGGTGGACAGGCGGGTGCTCGCGACGCCGGTACCGGGTGGTTCACTCATTCCGCCAGGCTAACCAGAGGGCGGGCATCGCGCCGCCCCGGTGCCGGCATCTCACCGTGCTGACACCCAGCCTCGGTGCACCCACCGACCGGCACCTGCCCGGTAGGCTCAGCGGCGATGAGTCAACAGAACCGAACCCGGGTTGCCGTGCTCTTCGGCGGCCGTAGCTCCGAGCACGCGATCAGCTGCGCCACCGCTGCCGGGGTGCTCGCCGCCATCGACCGTGACCGTTACGACGTCGTACCGATCGGCATCACCCGCAGCGGGGAGTGGGTCCCGGCATCGGACGACCCGGACCGGTGGCGGATCACCGACGGACACGTCCCGGAGGTCACCACCAGCGACAGCCCCCAGCTGCTGCTGCCGATGGGCGAGGCCGGGCAGGACCTGGTCTCCTACCGGCCCGGCAGTGTTCCGGCCGAGCTGAGCGCTGTGGACGTGGTACTGCCGCTGCTGCACGGCCCGTTCGGGGAGGACGGCACCCTGCAGGGCATGCTCGAGCTCGCCGGACTGCCGTATGTGGGATCCGGGGTGCTGGCCTCGGCGGCATCGATGGACAAGCACTACACGAAGGTGGTGCTCGCCGGAGCAGGCCTGCCGATCGGCCCGTACACCGTGATCACCGATCGGCAGTGGCGCACCGCTGCCGACGCCGCCCGCGCCCGGGTGGCCGAGCTCGGCTTGCCGGTGTTCGTCAAGCCCAGCCGGGCGGGCTCCAGCATCGGTATCACCAAGGTGGACCGGCTCGAGGACCTGACCGCCGCCATCGAAACCGCCCGCGAGCACGACCCGAAGGTGATCGTCGAGGCCGGGATCGACGGCCGTGAAGTGGAGTGCGCCGTCCTGGAGGGACGCCATGACGCCCCGCCACGGAGCACACTGCCCGGCGAGATCATCGTCACCTCCGCCGAGCACGGCTTCTACGACTACCAGGCCAAGTACTTCGACTCCGAGGCGGTGAACCTGTCCTGGCCGGCCGACCTGCCCGCCGACGCCACAGCGCGGCTGCGTGAGCTGGCCGTGGCGACCTTCGAAGCGCTCGGCTGTGAGGGTCTGGCCCGGGTGGACTTCTTCTACACCCCGGCCGGTGAGCTGATCGTCAACGAGCTGAACACGATGCCCGGGTTCACCCCGTACTCGATGTACCCGATGATGTGGGAACGCTCCGGGTTGTCCTACCAGGACCTGATCACCGAGCTGGTCGAGCTGGCCCGAGAACGGCGCACCGGGTTGCGCTGAGCAGCGGCGGTGCGGCCCGCTGAGCGGGCCAGCATGATCGCCGGCAGGGCCCGGATCAGACGCAGGTGCGCTGCTGGTCGGTCAACGCCACCGCCGCGCCGAGGTCCACCAGGGTGGTCGTCGCATCGTCCCCGGCGTAGTCCACCGGTACGGTCACCTCGATCGCCGGCACCTGCCCGTAGGTGGTGAACTGCCAGGTATCCTCGGCAGCTTCGCCGAGCGGGGTCATCACCCAGTCCACCTGCGTGCCGTCCGCACCGGTGACCGAGATGCACCGGTCGGTGGTCGGACCAGGTGGGCTCACCCCGCACCGAAGCGCGATCGCCGGATCACCCCAGGCGGCAGTGGCCTGGCTGTTGGTGGACCGCCGCTCGGCTCCGGAGAGCTCCTCCGGCAGCACCCGGAGCACCTCCGCGCACAGTGGGGCGCTGGCCGTGGGACCAGGCTCCACCCCGGCGGTCGAACCACACCCGGTGAGGGTCAGCACTACTCCGGCCGCAGCCAGGGAGGAGAGAGAACGTCGGCGCACTCTTCTACGGTAGCTCCCGGCGCCGGCAGTGAAGACGGCTAGGCTCGGCACGTCCAGGCCGAGGCTCGAGTTCAGGAGGGTGCGTGCAGGTCAGCGAGGTCTCCGAGGAGGAACTGCTCGCCAGGATCACTCCGTTGCTGCCGCGTGGCGGGCACACCCTCCTCGGCACCGGCGACGACGCCGCAGTGGTCGCCGCACCGGACGGCCGGTTCGTGGTCACCACCGACGTCCTGGTCGCCGGCCGGGACTTTCGCGACGACTGGACCACAGGGGCCGACGTGGGTTGGCGGGCGACGGCCGCGAACGTCGCCGACGTGGCCGCGATGGGTGGGCTGCCCACTGCCCTGGTGACCGCCCTGGTACTCCCGGCGAGCACCGCCGTCGACTGGGTGATCGACCTGGCCACCGGACTGGGTGAGGCATGTACCCAGTGGCGAGTGGGCGCCGTCGGCGGTGATCTCTCCGGGGGAGACCAGCCGATGATCGCCATCACCGCGCACGGTGACCTGCAGGGCCGCGACCCGGTGCTGCGCAGCACCGCGCGCCCCGGCGACCAGCTCGCCCATGCCGGGGTGCTCGGTTCCTCCGCGGCCGGCTGGGCGCTGCTGGCGGGCGGACACGACGCCCGCACCGCCGCCGGCCGGCAGGCACTGGCCGGGTTTCGCCGCCCGCAGCCGCCGGTCACGGCCGGGGTGGCCGCAGCGCAGGCAGGAGCCACCGCGATGATGGACGTCAGCGACGGGCTGCTCCGGGACGCGGGCCGGATCGCCCGTGCCTCCGAGGTGAGCCTGGACCTGGACCCCACCGCACTGGCCGGCGATGTGGCCGCGCTCGCGGACCTGGCGGCGCTCTGCCACAGCGATCCGCTGGCCTGGGTGCTCACCGGGGGAGAGGACCACGGCCTGCTCGCCACCTTCCCGCCCGGTGCCTCGCTGCCCGAGCCGTTCCGGCCGATCGGCACCGTGCGCGGCGGACCGGGGCAGGTGACGTACGGCGGGCAGCGTCCACCGGTGTCCGGCACCGGGTGGGATCACTTCCGCAGCGATCAGATGTGACCGGGCTCACAGTGTCGTACCGTGGGGTATGCGTATCTCAGAGGTGATCCGACGTAAGGGTGCCGAGGTGGTCACGATCCGCCCGGACGAGACCGTGACGGACCTGCTCGCTCTTCTCGCCGAGCACAACATCGGGGCCGTGGTGGTCTCGGTCGACGGCGGTCGCACCGTGGGCGGGATCGTCACCGAGCGGGACGTGGTGCGTCATCTGAACAGCACGGGGACCAGTGTGCTCAGCAACCCGGTGGCCCAGGTGATGACCGCTGAGGTGGTCACCTGCAGCACCGAGGACGACCTGCAGACCCTCGCCCGCACGATGACCGAGAAGCGGTTCCGGCACCTGCCGGTGGTCGAGGACGGTGAGCTGCTCGCGATCGTGTCCATCGGGGACATCGTGAAGAACCGGATCGACGAGCTGCAGGCCGAGAACGACCAGCTGGTCGACTACGTGCAACGGTAGGACCGGCCGAAGCGCCACTCGGGCCGGCCGGCGGGACCGTCGTTGTCCCGGTACAGCCCGGCGTTGACGAACCCGAGCACGGCGCCGCCGCTGCCGGTGGCGACGAGGGCGGGGGCGGTGTACCTGCGCGCTCCCGGTGACGTCGGTCGCGGTCGCAGTCCGGGTCGGCGGCGGCACAGTGGCGGGCATCCTGGCGGTCCGCGGGATCGGCGAGGGGTGGGAACAACAGAGCCGCCCACCATCGCGGTGAGCGGCTCGGCTGGGCGGCGCGGGTGCGCCGCGATGATCAGATCCTCAGACGGCGCGGACGACCTTGCCGGCCTTGAGGCAGGAGGTGCAGACGTTCAGCCGCTTCGGCGTGCCGTTGGTCACGGTGCGCACCTTCTGGATGTTCGGGTTCCAGCGCCGCTTGGTCCGGCGGTGGGAGTGCGAGATGCTGTGACCGAAGCTCGGGGCCTTGCCGCAGACTTCACACGTAGCAGCCACGGTGTGTCTCCTCTAGTTCTGTCCTCGCCACAGGGTGAAGCGGCGGTGAATCGTCCGGTCTCGGCCAACACACCGGGACGGCGGGCCGAGCAGTGCCTCGTCTAGGCAACCGCACCAGAGTACTCCACCGGTGGCGTCATGCCCAAACCAGCGCGCGGGTGAGACCGGGCACACTCTGGTGTCGTTCCGGAGGGGGCTGGCGAGTCCGCCGGTCCCCGACTGTGGTGTGGGTGTGACGTACGGGGCACGTCAAACCCACACCGTAACGGCCCGTTCGGCGGATACCGGGTCCACGAGTCGCCTCCGCCAGTTTGCAGGACCCGGCAGCCCCGGGTCCTGCCACACCACGAGCGTGACGCACACCCGCGCACTCCGTGGGCTTCGGGCCTGTCGGCAGCTGCCGATATCATCGCTGGCGGTGGCACAAGTATCCGACGGACAGGTGTGGGGCGGGGACAGCCGTGCCCTGACGAAGCTGGTGGGCGAGCGGGGCGCCAAGCAGCTCGCACAGGTCGGGGTGACCAGCCCGGCCGACCTGCTCCGCTACTACCCGCGCAAGTACCTGCACCGCGGCCGGTACAGCCGGCTGCTGGACCTGGTCTCCGGTGAGCACGCCACGGTGATGGCCGAGGTGCGCAAGGTGGAGCACCGCCAGGCCCGGAACAAGCCGCTGCACATCATCAAGGTCACCATCACCGACGGCCATACCGACCTCCCGCTGACGTTCTTCGCCCGCCGCCCGTACATGGCCGAGTACATCAAGAAGCGGCTGCCGCTGGGTACCTCGGCGATGTTCTCCGGGCAGGTGAAGAAGGACAAGCGTGGTGGTCTGGAGCTGATCCACCCCGAGTACGAGCCGCTGCCCGAAGTGCTCGATGAGGAGGAGGCGGCCCGGCGCGCCGCGCGCCCGGTGCCGGTGTACCCGGCTACCGCGAAGCTGCCCACCTGGAAGATCGCCGAGATGATGCGTCTGGTGCTGGAGCCGCTGCAGCCCGGCGAGGTGGCCGATGTGCTGCCCGAGGATGTCCGCGAGCGCCGCGAGCTGGTCGGCACGGTGCCCGCCCTGCACATGATCCACGACCCGGCCAATGATCTGGACTGGAAGACGGCCCGCCGGCGGTTCGCCTACGAGGAGGCGTTCCTGCTGCAGACCGCACTGGCCCGCCGCCGCGCGGACGTGGCCGCCCATGAGGCCACCCCGCGGCCCGGCAGCGCGGATGGTCTGCTCACCGCTCTGGACGGCCAGCTGCCGTTCGCCCTCACCGACGGGCAACGGCAGGTCAGTGCCGAGATCAGTGGTGACCTGGCCGAGGCCAGCCCGATGCAGCGGCTGCTGCAGGGCGAGGTCGGCTCCGGGAAGACCGTGGTGGCGCTGCGGGCGATGGCCCAGGTGATCGACTCCGGCGGCCAAGCGGCACTGCTCGCCCCCACGGAGGTGCTCGCCCAGCAGCACGCCCGCTCGATCGAGCACCTGCTCGGACCGCTGGCCGAGGCCGGGATGCTCGGCGGTGACGCGCGCGGCACCCAGGTGGTGCTGCTCACCGGCTCGGTCACCGGCGCCGCCCGCCGGCAGGCCCTGGCCGACGCGGCCTCCGGAGCAGCGGGGATCGTGATCGGTACGCACGCACTGCTGAACGAGAAGGTGCAGTTCGCCGACCTTGCCCTGACCGTGATCGACGAGCAGCACCGGTTCGGGGTAGAGCAGCGGGACGCGCTGCGCGCCAAGGGCCGGACGATGCCGCACCAGCTCTACCTGACCGCCACCCCGATTCCGCGGTCGGTGGCGATGACGTTCTTCGGCGACGTGGAGGTCTCCACCCTGCGGGAGATCCCTGCCGGGCGCTCCGGGGTGAGCACGCACCTGGTGCCCTCCGGTCAGGAGCGGTGGATGCAGCGGGTCTGGACACTGATCGCCGAGCAGGTCGGCGCCGGCCACCGGGCCTACGTGGTCGCTCCGCGGATCACCTCCACCGCCACCGAGGACGACGGCGCACCCGACCTGGCCCCGGAGGCGGACGGGGATCAGGACGCACCCGCCGGCGGGCCTCCGGCCACAGTGGAGGACACGTTCACCCGGCTCAGCCAGGAGCCGGCGCTGGCCGGGATCGCGCTCGGGCTGATGCACGGGCGGCTCAGTGCGGAAGAGAAGGACGAGGCGATGGCCGCCTTTGCCGACGGCCGCGTTCCGGTGCTGGTCACCACCACAGTGATCGAGGTGGGGGTGGACGTTCCGGAGGCCACGGTGATGGTGGTCCTCGACGCCGACCGGTTCGGCCTGTCCCAGCTGCACCAGC is a genomic window of Ruania zhangjianzhongii containing:
- a CDS encoding MIP/aquaporin family protein translates to MAADAITPILANNRRLKIYQGLWGECLAEFLGTAVLVLFGCGSVAMAVAALPGTDRTQDPTTFFLGAGDWLLITWGWAMAVVFGVYVAGGVTGAHINPAVTLAFAVRRKFPLRKVVPYWIAQVVGGFVGAAIILAVYKDAINAFDSQMETFGDTGHTVASFSIFATFPGPYFDGGMWGPLLDQIVGTALLLLAIAAVVDMRNTAVRANLGPLIIGFSVAAIGMSFGANAGYAINPARDLGPRLLAWAGGWGDLAMPGNGDWFTGYFWVPIVGPLIGGVIGILVYDLFIGDVLHARALAAEEAEVGRATSQDEE
- a CDS encoding trans-sulfuration enzyme family protein, producing the protein MSEPPGTGVASTRLSTLAVAAGRPARADQAPVNPPIVLSSTFHSTGTPGTEDFVYGRHGNPTWLPLEETLAALEGAQLPALAFSSGMAAITAALDLVPPGGHLLLPQHAYHASVLAARELQQRCGVQVHTVDVADTAAVIEALHRAGAAHPHPVLWLESPTNPMLEIADLPALTAAAGELGARVIVDNTFATPIAQRPLSLGADVVVHSVTKYLAGHSDVLLGAALTNSPELHARLHERRSVGGAVPSPWDAWLALRGVRTLALRVERSQHNAQQVAEHLHRHPGVLQVRYPGLTDHPQHERAAAQMNGFGSILTVRPHGGAAAAEELTRRVRLWTPATSLGGVESLLERRRRLVDEARTVPEDLIRLSVGIEDAEDLIADLDQALGRAAQ
- a CDS encoding D-alanine--D-alanine ligase family protein → MSQQNRTRVAVLFGGRSSEHAISCATAAGVLAAIDRDRYDVVPIGITRSGEWVPASDDPDRWRITDGHVPEVTTSDSPQLLLPMGEAGQDLVSYRPGSVPAELSAVDVVLPLLHGPFGEDGTLQGMLELAGLPYVGSGVLASAASMDKHYTKVVLAGAGLPIGPYTVITDRQWRTAADAARARVAELGLPVFVKPSRAGSSIGITKVDRLEDLTAAIETAREHDPKVIVEAGIDGREVECAVLEGRHDAPPRSTLPGEIIVTSAEHGFYDYQAKYFDSEAVNLSWPADLPADATARLRELAVATFEALGCEGLARVDFFYTPAGELIVNELNTMPGFTPYSMYPMMWERSGLSYQDLITELVELARERRTGLR
- a CDS encoding DUF3515 family protein; amino-acid sequence: MRRRSLSSLAAAGVVLTLTGCGSTAGVEPGPTASAPLCAEVLRVLPEELSGAERRSTNSQATAAWGDPAIALRCGVSPPGPTTDRCISVTGADGTQVDWVMTPLGEAAEDTWQFTTYGQVPAIEVTVPVDYAGDDATTTLVDLGAAVALTDQQRTCV
- a CDS encoding thiamine-phosphate kinase — translated: MQVSEVSEEELLARITPLLPRGGHTLLGTGDDAAVVAAPDGRFVVTTDVLVAGRDFRDDWTTGADVGWRATAANVADVAAMGGLPTALVTALVLPASTAVDWVIDLATGLGEACTQWRVGAVGGDLSGGDQPMIAITAHGDLQGRDPVLRSTARPGDQLAHAGVLGSSAAGWALLAGGHDARTAAGRQALAGFRRPQPPVTAGVAAAQAGATAMMDVSDGLLRDAGRIARASEVSLDLDPTALAGDVAALADLAALCHSDPLAWVLTGGEDHGLLATFPPGASLPEPFRPIGTVRGGPGQVTYGGQRPPVSGTGWDHFRSDQM
- a CDS encoding CBS domain-containing protein gives rise to the protein MRISEVIRRKGAEVVTIRPDETVTDLLALLAEHNIGAVVVSVDGGRTVGGIVTERDVVRHLNSTGTSVLSNPVAQVMTAEVVTCSTEDDLQTLARTMTEKRFRHLPVVEDGELLAIVSIGDIVKNRIDELQAENDQLVDYVQR
- the rpmB gene encoding 50S ribosomal protein L28, translated to MAATCEVCGKAPSFGHSISHSHRRTKRRWNPNIQKVRTVTNGTPKRLNVCTSCLKAGKVVRAV
- a CDS encoding ATP-dependent DNA helicase RecG, which encodes MAQVSDGQVWGGDSRALTKLVGERGAKQLAQVGVTSPADLLRYYPRKYLHRGRYSRLLDLVSGEHATVMAEVRKVEHRQARNKPLHIIKVTITDGHTDLPLTFFARRPYMAEYIKKRLPLGTSAMFSGQVKKDKRGGLELIHPEYEPLPEVLDEEEAARRAARPVPVYPATAKLPTWKIAEMMRLVLEPLQPGEVADVLPEDVRERRELVGTVPALHMIHDPANDLDWKTARRRFAYEEAFLLQTALARRRADVAAHEATPRPGSADGLLTALDGQLPFALTDGQRQVSAEISGDLAEASPMQRLLQGEVGSGKTVVALRAMAQVIDSGGQAALLAPTEVLAQQHARSIEHLLGPLAEAGMLGGDARGTQVVLLTGSVTGAARRQALADAASGAAGIVIGTHALLNEKVQFADLALTVIDEQHRFGVEQRDALRAKGRTMPHQLYLTATPIPRSVAMTFFGDVEVSTLREIPAGRSGVSTHLVPSGQERWMQRVWTLIAEQVGAGHRAYVVAPRITSTATEDDGAPDLAPEADGDQDAPAGGPPATVEDTFTRLSQEPALAGIALGLMHGRLSAEEKDEAMAAFADGRVPVLVTTTVIEVGVDVPEATVMVVLDADRFGLSQLHQLRGRIGRGSAAGTCLLVTGAGEDTAALERLTAMTATTDGFVLAEKDLEQRREGDVLGAAQSGRGSSLRLLSVVRDRELIEDARQDARALITADPNLVHHLEVLTAITELVDPDHEEFLDRA